The Siniperca chuatsi isolate FFG_IHB_CAS linkage group LG2, ASM2008510v1, whole genome shotgun sequence genome window below encodes:
- the fancd2 gene encoding Fanconi anemia group D2 protein, whose protein sequence is MMRKKRRSSVDKGEGATTTTKAKKSRSTGRQPKEPAPEETNESVFAVFLREAGVTLKQGGTSNEIAVDQVVFQKRIQQQLQKSPRYPGIVQEFTTGLESHIEDPERFRNCLLPCVPRLSDGDSSSVSSFQESLLRMLLGIEMLQTFIINTLLEKLPEFMFDGTGDGGLSIPRIVINQLKWLDRVVDSKELAAKLMELVSVAPVEVQRDIITSLPEILEDSQHNDIARELNSLFQENTQLTVPILDALSSLNLSSSLLTEVRGAVMVTLAAVQLEDLPVVVKFILHSVSASDAYEVVCNLRKKLELEQCILPPVLQASQSRMKNNGSVTSAATPAAGSSQDSVVLILDGIKSAVRFQKTISEAWLKAIESVDEVEDHKVIDLLVLFILHSTNANQSRRGAERVLKVKVRTGLIQEALLQKTFRDYSQVMRGYFLSILALAQSLLRSPDPCVVPFGGHMYRLSFTAFDSYCQQEVVGSLVTHVCSGVGGEVDMALELLCGLVTEKPSEMALYAVFVKGILDYMDNLTPQQIRRLFHLLSRLAFGQQQQGSHIQDDMHIVIRKQLSSTVPKYKRIGIIGAVMIVGSMGASRLKVKESQNESLPQEMLRQVTALLELVKSSSESSPEAAALYYDELANLILSCTLDPQVQETIATSVLDDFQDDFVVDLGPEISGSFPFPACVMYNLDEEESQEGIAINLLPLLAKDIQNKGEQQSQTKKAHKRVSPLCLSPFFRLLRLCEEKQHQGDLEEIDALLGCPLILTDMDIVEKIESLSKAEREFLCALLFHTINWFREVINAFCRQKEIEMKMKVMTRLQNITYLQTLLERALAGTPGYIPPVANFDGESTDGIILSSTAPVNKAKKDGSGKKRKGPGKNSSESSSQLEEATEADKTQQEQPEKEKEKEIRQGVSLVSYRQFFRELDMEVLSVLQCGLLSRSLLDSELHTKVREEVLLGPAELVFLLEDMLRKLEFSLTGAPAKRVSFFKGRTDKSVGFSHLQQRSSKDIASCCVQLLPALCSHLENCHNHFQTLLSENNGVVDGPATDVQEHQLMSSGYQLLLQVLNTTFSWSGFNQPGQRSLLKKALGVLAGRLKEGGAELTLEQLVKHSFEYLVNFRSTMPSLSTALCLSQLLSTVSEKGGNPAAYREQTTSLAKRFLSQDWVTASGEKERGNKFNEALHTLLSIYLERVEDVLKAVEEIAGEGISELLNASKEESSASWPTLNRQTFLVFYKVLMAELEKAAKKIPAYKISDNSEAQSEKLLTWNLAVRDFHILVNLVKVFDSRPVLNVCLKYGRLFLESFLKLGMPLLDNSFKRHKENVQSLLKTFQLSTRQLHHLCGHSKIHQDMSLTNHVPALKKSLELFVYRVKAMLTLNNCQEAFWIGNLKNRNLKGEEILSQRSQGSEEEEEEEEEEEEQHSLLPQEQSEDEAKETYSEESRTVNREEDVDQDDITDDSD, encoded by the exons ATGATGCGTAAAAAGCGACGGTCCTCTGTGGATAAAGGAGAGGGAGCTACTACGACCACTA AGGCTAAAAAGAGTCGTAGCACTGGTCGCCAACCAAAGGAACCAGCTCCAGAAGAGACAAATGAAAGTGTGTTTGCAGTCTTTCTTCGAGAGGCAGGTGTCACCTTGAAACAAGGTGGCACATCCAATGAGATTG CTGTTGACCAAGTAGTTTTCCAAAAAAGGATACAGCAACAACTACAGAAGAGCCCCAGGTACCCTGGG ATTGTACAGGAATTCACCACTGGTTTGGAGTCTCATATTGAGGACCCTGAGCGGTTTAGGAACTGCCTCCTTCCATGTGTCCCACGATTGTCTGATGGAGACTCCAG TAGCGTCAGCTCATTCCAGGAAAGTCTGCTACGCATGCTGTTGGGGATTGAGATGCTGCAG ACTTTTATCATTAACACCTTGCTCGAGAAACTCCCTGAATTTATGTTTGATGG TACTGGAGATGGAGGCCTCAGTATTCCTCGCATAGTTATTAACCAGCTTAAATGGCTGGACAGAGTTGTGGACAGCAAG GAGTTGGCAGCGAAGCTTATGGAGCTCGTGTCAGTAGCACCAGTGGAGGTTCAGCGTGACATCATCACCAGTCTGCCAGAGATACTGGAAGACTCCCAGCACAATGATATAGCCAGAGAGCTCAA CTCTTTATTCCAGGAGAACACTCAGTTGACTGTTCCCATCCTGGATGCCCTGTCTAGTCTGAACCTCAGTTCCTCATTACTGACTGAg GTTCGTGGAGCCGTTATGGTCACTTTGGCTGCTGTGCAACTGGAAGACCTACCTGTGGTGGTCAAGTTCATCCTGCACTCTGTCTCAGCCTCTGATGCATATGAG GTGGTGTGTAATCTTCGTAAAAAGCTGGAGTTGGAGCAGTGCATTCTCCCTCCTGTGCTGCAGGCCTCCCAGAGCCGCATGAAGAACAACGGATCAGTAAC GTCCGCTGCCACACCAGCAGCTGGCAGCAGCCAGGACAGCGTTGTATTGATACTGGACGGCATCAAGTCAGCAGTGCGATTCCAGAAAACCATATCTGAGGCTTGGCTCAAG GCAATCGAGTCTGTGGATGAAGTGGAGGACCATAAG GTAATAGATCTGCTGGTGCTGTTCATCCTCCACTCAACCAATGCCAACCAGAGCCGGCGGGGGGCAGAGAGGGTGCTGAAGGTGAAAGTGAGGACTGGACTGATCCAGGAGGCTCTGCTCCAGAAGACCTTCAGGGACTATTCTCAG GTCATGCGAGGGTATTTCCTCTCCATCCTGGCTCTGGCTCAGAGTTTGTTGCGCTCCCCTGACCCCTGTGTGGTGCCTTTTGGTGGACACATGTACCGACTCTCATTCACTGCTTTTGACTCTTACTGCCAACAG GAAGTGGTGGGCTCTTTAGTGACCCATGTGTGCAGTGGTGTGGGTGGGGAGGTGGACATGGCTCTGGAGCTGCTCTGCGGCCTAGTTACAGAAAAGCCCTCAGAAATGGCCCTGTATGCTGTTTTTGTCAAG GGTATCTTGGACTACATGGACAACCTCACACCCCAGCAGATCCGCAGACTCTTCCACCTTCTGAGCAGACTGGCCTTTGGGCAACAGCAGCAGGGATCACACATCCAG GATGACATGCACATAGTGATCCGCAAACAGCTCTCCAGCACTGTACCCAAGTACAAACGTATTGGCATCATTGGTGCTGTCATGATTGTAGGCAGCATGGGGGCCTCCAG GCTCAAGGTGAAGGAGTCACAGAATGAGTCGCTACCCCAAGAGATGTTAAGACAG GTGACAGCCCTGTTGGAGCTTGTGAAGTCGAGCAGTGAAAGCTCACCTGAGGCTGCAGCTCTGTACTATGATGAACTGGCCAACCTGATCTTGAGCTGTACCCTGGACCCACAGGTGCAG GAAACGATCGCAACGAGTGTCCTAGATGACTTCCAGGATGACTTTGTGGTGGACCTAGGGCCTGAAATATCTGG TTCCTTTCCCTTTCCGGCCTGTGTGATGTACAAcctggatgaggaggagagtCAGGAAGGCATTGCCATCAACCTGCTGCCTCTACTGGCCAAAGACATCCAGAACAAAGGAGAGCAGCAGAGTCAAACCAAGAAGGCACACAA GCGAgtgtctcctctctgtctgtctccattttTTCGCCTCCTGAGACTCTGTGAGGAGAAACAGCACCAAGGAGACCTTGAGGAGATTGACGCCTTGCTGG GCTGCCCTCTGATCTTAACAGACATGGACATAGTAGAGAAAATAGAGAGCCTGTCAAAAGCTGAGAGGGAGTTCCTCTGTGCTTTGCTGTTTCACACCATCAACTGGTTCAGAGAG GTCATAAATGCATTCTGTAGACAAAAAGAAATTGAGATGAAGATGAAAGTGATGACTCGCCTGCAGAACATCACCTACCTTCAGACACTGTTGGAGAGGGCTTTGGCAG GAACACCTGGCTATATTCCACCTGTCGCCAACTTTGATGGAGAAAGCACAGATGGGATTATACTTAGTTCCACTGCTCCTGTGAATAAGGCAAAGAAAG ATGGCTcaggaaagaagaggaagggCCCTGGTAAGAATTCCTCAGAGAGCAGCTCTCAGCTTGAGGAGGCGACTGAAGCAGACAAAACTCAGCAG GAACAAccggagaaggagaaagaaaaagagatccGGCAAGGTGTCAGTCTGGTGTCCTACAGACAGTTTTTCAGGGAGCTGGACATGGAGGTGCTTAGTGTGCTGCAGTGTGGCTTGCTGTCCCGCTCACTGCTGGACTCTGAGCTCCACACCAAG GTGCGAGAGGAGGTTCTGCTAGGTCCTGCTGAGCTGGTGTTCCTGCTGGAGGATATGCTTCGCAAACTGGAGTTCAGTCTTACAGGTGCCCCTGCTAAGagagtttctttctttaag GGAAGGACTGATAAGAGTGTGGGCTTCTCCCATCTACAACAGAGGAGCTCCAAGGATATTGCTTCCTGCTGTGTCCAGCTGCTGCCCGCCCTCTGCTCACACCTGGAGAACTGCCACAACCATTTTCAG ACACTGCTGTCTGAGAACAATGGTGTTGTGGATGGGCCTGCCACAGATGTTCAGGAGCATCAGCTGATGTCATCAGGCTACCAGCTGCTCCTGCAGGTCCTGAACACCACCTTCAGCTG gTCTGGATTCAACCAGCCAGGACAGCGGAGCTTACTGAAGAAGGCTCTGGGAGTTTTGGCTGGACGACTGAAAGAGGGAGGTGCTGAGTTGACCCTGGAGCAGCTTGTAAA acaCAGCTTTGAGTACCTGGTGAACTTCCGCAGCACAATGCCAAGTCTCAGCACAGCCCTGTGTCTCTCCCAGCTTCTGTCCACTGTGTCGGAGAAAGGAGGGAACCCTGCTGCCTACAGAGAGCAGACCA CTTCCCTAGCAAAACGTTTCCTGAGCCAAGACTGGGTGACAGCCAGCGGAGAGAAGGAGCGAGGGAACAAATTCAACGAAGCACTTCACACTCTCCTAAG CATCTACCTGGAGCGTGTTGAAGATGTTCTGAAGGCAGTGGAGGAAATAGCTGGAGAAGGAATCTCTGAGCTCCTCAATGCATCAAAAGAGGAGAGCTCTGCATCATGGCCCACGCTCAACAG gCAAACATTCCTGGTGTTCTATAAAGTGTTGATGGCAGAGCTGGAAAAGGCTGCCAAGAAGATTCCTGCTTACAAAATCAGTGACAACAGTGAG GCTCAGAGTGAGAAGCTGCTGACATGGAACCTGGCTGTCAGAGATTTTCATATCCTGGTCAACTTAGTTAAG GTGTTTGATTCTAGGCCGGTGCTCAATGTGTGCCTAAAG TATGGCCGCCTTTTCCTGGAGTCATTCCTGAAGTTGGGGATGCCACTACTGGACAACAGTTTCAAAAGGCACAAG
- the gpx1b gene encoding glutathione peroxidase 1b → MATKLYNFTAKLLTGEMFNFSSLQGKVVLIENVASLUGTTTRDYTQMNELHERYASKGLVILGVPCNQFGHQENCKNEEILISLKYIRPGNGFEPKFQLLEKVDVNGKDAHPLFVFLRETLPFPSDDPTALMNDPKLIMWSPVCRNDVSWNFEKFLIGPDGVPFKRYSRKFLTSDIEGDIKKLLNQAN, encoded by the exons ATGGCTACGAAACTGTACAACTTCACGGCCAAACTGTTAACGGgagaaatgtttaatttctctTCCCTGCAGGGCAAAGTCGTCCTCATTGAGAATGTCGCGTCTCTCTGAGGTACGACCACCAGGGATTACACCCAGATGAACGAGCTCCACGAGCGGTACGCCAGCAAGGGGCTCGTTATCCTGGGAGTGCCCTGCAACCAGTTCGGACATCAG GAGAACTGTAAGAATGAAGAAATCCTTATTTCCCTGAAGTACATCCGTCCTGGAAATGGCTTTGAGCCAAAGTTTCAGCTCCTGGAGAAAGTGGATGTGAATGGGAAGGATGCCCATCCCCTGTTTGTGTTCCTGAGGGAAACGCTCCCATTCCCCAGCGACGATCCAACCGCCCTGATGAACGACCCCAAGTTAATCATGTGGAGCCCGGTCTGCAGGAACGACGTGTCCTGGAACTTCGAGAAGTTTCTCATCGGGCCGGATGGCGTGCCGTTCAAGCGTTACAGCAGGAAGTTCCTCACCAGCGACATCGAGGGAGACATCAAGAAGCTCCTCAACCAGGCAAACTAA